The Oncorhynchus tshawytscha isolate Ot180627B linkage group LG16, Otsh_v2.0, whole genome shotgun sequence nucleotide sequence TGAATAGCATTCCTCTGCCAGTTGTCTCAGCTTGTTGAGACAGACTGCTCAGAGTGTATCTTGGACTTTAAGTTTCAtagtgtgtgttttctgtttgtgtttgtgtgtgtctgtgtgtgtgtgtgtgtatgtgtgtgtgtgtgtgtgtgtgtgtgtgtgtgtgtgtgtgtgtgtgtgtgtgtgtgtgtgtgtgtgtgtgtgtgtgtgtgtgtgtgtgtgtgtgtgtgtgtgtgtgtgtgtgtgtgtgtgtgtgtgtgtgtgtgcttgcaggcGTGCAGGTTTgttcatgtttgtttgtgtttgagtATGTGATATCTTCTCATATCTGAGAAAAAACATAGATTTGATGTCTGGTTTAGGATTCTTACCACGAGACACAGTATATGATGTACCCTGCATTATTTTGTCATGTTATGATACACCTGCAGCACTTTTAGTTGTAGGTGGTAGAATTAGTACATTATGTTTTGCATCATTCCATTTCCCTGCTTGTATTCTCTGCCACAGTTACATGGTGATACTGTTTGTATCTGGCtactgcccccctctctccttcatgtcACAGTTACATGGTGATACTGTTTGTATCTGGCTACTGCCCCCTGGCTAgtgcccccctctctccttcatgtcAAAGTTACATGGTGATACTGTTTGTATCTGGctactgcctccccctctctccttcatgtcACAGTTACATGGTGATACTGTTTGTATCTGGCtactgccccccctctctctccttcatgtcACAGTTACATGGTGATACTGTTTGTATCTGGCTActggcccccctctctctccttcatgtcACAGTTACATGGTGATACTGTTTGTATCTGGCTATCtggcctcccccctctctccttcatgtcACAGTTACATGGTGATACTGTTTGTATCTGGctactgcccccctctctctccttcatgtcACAGTTACATGGTGATACTGTTTGTATCTGGctactgcccccctctctctccttcatgtcACAGTTACATGGTGATACTGTTTGTATCTGGctactgcccccctctctctccttcatgtcACAGTTACATGGTGATACTGTTTGTATCTGGctactccccccctctctccttcatgtcACAGTTACATGGTGATACTGTTTGTATCTGGCtactgcccccccctctctctctcttcatgtcacagTTACATGGTGATGCCCTTCGTTGCTGAGGATCTCGGTAACATCATGAAGAGGAGGAGATTGACTGATCGCGTCATCGTTTACCTCTTCTACCAGCTTCTATGTGGCCTCAAGGTGTTTACTACCACTCATTAAGTGTATACACAGGCCTTTAAATAATGCTATTACCAATGTGAAAATGATTCAtcgaaaatgtatatttttctatttttctaccCTTAGTATATCCATTCTGCAGGGATCATCCATCGGGTTTGTATTAGGCTCTTATCAATATACATGAAACACATTTCTAAGTACATTTGAGTGACCAGATCGTATAACATCCTACAATACTTTGCTTTATTCTTTAGGACCTAAAACCTGGCAACCTCGCCGTGAACGATAACTGTGAATTGAAGGTAAATAAGAATTGGGCAACAACCTGCATGTCCATGTATTTATAATACTGCACTTTATAACCTTCAGACAGTGAGAGAAATGTAATTTACTTGATTTAGAAAGATGCCACACGGGTGTTTAAAGACCACACTTTATTGTTTGATTGTTGTGATTAAATATAAGCCTCTCTTTTAATAACCTTTACCTCACTTTTCCTTCACATtccctcgctttctctttctatctcagaTCCTGGACTTTGGTCTAGCGAGACATGCAGAGAGTGAGATGACGGGCTATGTGGTGACACGCTGGTACAGGTCACCAGAGGTCATCTTCAACTGGATGCACTATAGCCAGTCAGGTGACCTATCGCCAACACACAATGAAAACCATTTCATATATTTTGGGCTTCACTTTCCTTGTATTGCAAACACTTCTAGGGTTATCTTACTATTGTACTATTGGCTCATTGGTATCTCATGTGTTATAtattctgtgtgtctgtctccctctcagtgGACTTGTGGTCAGCAGGCTGCATCTTGGCTGAGATGATCACAGGCCAGGTTCTGTTCCCAGGCAAAGACAGTATCCTCTAATGTTCCCTCTGACACTTCCACTGTAAAACTCACTCATTATACATCAACACAAACACATAGATTCTGTACCCCATCCAGTGTATATTAATGATGTACTTATCATCTAGTTATCTGATGTACTTATCATTTAGCTGTCTGATGTACTTATCTTGTAGTTATCTGGTGTTGTTAGCATGTAGTTATAGTGAAGTTATATGGTGTAGATATCATGTAGTTATCTGGTGTAGTTATCATGACGTTATATTGTGTAGTTATCATGAAGTTATCTGGTGTAGTTATCTGGTGTAGTTATCATGACATTATATTGTGTAGTTATCATGCAGTTATCTGATGTAGTTATCATGAAATTATCTGGTGTAGTTATCATGACGTTATATTGTGTAGTTATCATGAAATTATCTGATGTAGTTATCTGGTGTAGTTATCATGACGTTATATTGTGTAGTTATCATGCAGTTATCTGATGTCGTTTTCATGAAGTTATCTGGTGTAGTTATCATGAAGTTATCTGGTGTAGTTATCATGAAGTTATCTGATGTAGTTATATGGTGTAATTATCGTGTAGTTATCTGGTGTGGTTATCGTGTAGTTATCTGAAGTAGTTATCTGGTGTAATTATCATGTCGTTATCTGGTGTAGTTATCAGGAAGTTATCTGGTGTAGTTATCTGGTGTAGTTATCATGCAGTTATCTGATGCAGTTATCATGCAGTTATCTGGTGTAGTTATCTGGTGTAGTTATCATGCAGTTATCTGATGTAGTTATCATGCAGTTATCTGGTATAGTTATCAGGAAGTTATCTGGTGTAGTTATATTGTGGTTATCAGGAAGTTATCTGAAGTAGTTATCTGGTGTAGTTATTATGTAGTTAGTTATCTGGTGAAGTTATCTGATGTAGTTTTCTGATGTAGTTTTCATATAGTTATCTGGTGTAGTTATATTGTGGTTATGTTACGGCTttcctccgtcgaaagagagtcggaccaaaatgcagcgtggttagttcgatacatgtttaatgaatgaataaacacgacaaaatacaaaaacaagaaatggaacgtgaaaacctatacagtctgtcttgtgctaacacacacagagacatgaacaatcacccacaaacacacagtgaaacccaggctacctaaatatggttcccaatcagagacaacgagaatcacctgactctgattgagaaccgcctcaggcagccatagactatgctagacacccctaatcagccacaatcccaatacctactaaaaccccaatacaaaaacacaacataaaataaacccatgtcacactctggcctgaccaaataaatagaaaacacaaaatactaagaccagggcgtgacagaacccccccccccaaggtgcagactcccggccgcacactaaaacccataggggagggtccgggtgggcatctgtccacggtggcggctccggctcgggacgtggaccccactccaaccaagtcttagtccccttgtaacgcgtcctttgattggcgaccctcgccgccgaccttggcctaataaccctcaccaaggaccccactggactgaggggcagctcgggactgaggtggaagctcgggactgaggggtagctcgggactgaggggtagctcagcactgaggggaagctcagcattggggggaagctcagcactgaggggaagcccagcactgaggggaagcccagcactgaggggaagcccagcactgaggggaagcccagtactgagaggaagcccagtactgagaggaagctcagcactgagaggaagctcaggcaggtagttggatccggcagatcctggctgactgtcggatctggaagagtctggctgactggcagatctggaagagtctggctgactggcagatctggaagagtctggctgactggcagatctggaagagtctggctgactggcagatctggaagagtctggctgactggcagatctggaagagtctggctgactggcagatctggaagagtctggctgactggcagatctggaagagtctggctgactggcggatcctggcagactgacggatctggctgctccatgtagactggcagctctggctgctccatgcagactgacagctctggctgctccatgcagactggcagccctggctgctccatgcagactggcagccctggctgctccatgcagactgacatctctggctgctccatgcagactgacagctctggctgctccatgcaggccggagactccagcagcgctgtagaggaggaaggctctggctgcgctgaacaggcgggagactccggcagcgcaggagaggaggaaagctctggctgcgctgaacaggcgggaggctctggcagcgctggagaggaggaaggctctgatagcgctaaacaggtgaggcgcactgaaggcctggtgcgtggtgctggaactggtgatacaggaccgaggacacgcacaggaagcctggtgcggggagctgccaccggaggactggtgtgtgaaggtggcacaggatggaccggaccgtgaaggtgtactggagagcctgagagcagggctggcacaggacgtgcaaggctaggtaggtacacaggaggcctagtgcgtgaggctggcacaattttcaccagccgactaacacgcacctcaggacgagtatggagcgctgacccaggtgccatcaaatccccgactcgctccgtcggacgaatatcgtacctaaagcaccaaactagcaactccctcattactctctcctccaatttccccattaactccttcacagtctctgcttcgctcacctctaacaccggctatggttctggtctcctccttggctcctcactataaacagggagagttggctcaggtctgacacTCAggtccactctctccctgagccccccccaataaatttttggggctgactctcggtcttccgtccgcgccgccatgcctgcttcgccaactccattctccgataacctgctccagcgaatcccaggcgtgCTCCGGCACTTTCTCTCGGTCgacagcccacctgtctatttcctcccaagtagtgtagtcccgatattgttgctcctgccgccgctgttgcttctcctcataccagcgcctctcagctctcgccgcctccagttcttctttggggcggcgatattctccaggctgatcccagggtccttctccgaacaattcatcctcccatgtccattcctctctttgttgcttctgctgtcgctgcctgtcaccatgctgcttggtccagttgtggtgggtgattctgttacggctatcctccgtcgaaagagagtcggaccaaaatgcagcgtggttagttcgatacatgtttaatgaatgaataaacatgacaaaatacaaaaacaagaaacggaacgtgaaaacctatacagtctgtcttgtgctaacacacacagagacatgaacaatcacccacaaaaccaacacaaaatactaagaccagggcgtgacaggttatCTGATGTACTTATCATGCAGTTATCTGGTGTAGTTAGCGTGTAGTTATTTGGTAGTTATCAGGTGTAGTTATCATGTAGTTATCTGATGTAGTTATCAGGTGGAGTTAGCTGATGGAGTTATTGTGTAGTTATCATTGTGCAGTTGCACAAAGTACAACACCAATCATGCAATCAGACTGTTCACTGATCATTGCTGTAACTATTTTGCTTGAAACTGTTTCCACTGTCTGCCTTTGTGTGTCTCTACCCCCTCCTTGACCGTCCTGTTCAGGCATTGACCAGTTGAAGAAGATCCTCCACGTAACAGGAACACCACCGTCCTCCCTGCTGCAGAAGATGCAGAGCAAagatgtaggcctactgtcaTCTCAGTCTAATGGCAACTATTCAGCTTGCAATGATTCAATGTAGCTTGGTGTTGAAGTCACAAGTTATGGTCAGTATGGGATTGACAGTTGAACATTGTTGGTATTGTCTTGTAGGCTCGTTCATATGTGCAGGGTCTCCCTATCCAAAAGAAGAAAAACTTTAAGGAAGTCTTTCCCTCCTTGGATGTAAATGGTGAGTTGGTCTATCTATCATTATTTTGCTAATGGAACATTCTGCATGGTGGTTATGAATATCCAGTTCTTCAGTGATGTTTTTCTGCTTTGTATTGAGAACAGTTGAGGGCTGTGATGACTCTACTTCATGCTCTATTTCCTAATATAAACTGGGtcgtttgagccctgaatgctgattggttgacagccgtggtatatcagaccgtataccacgggtatgactatttatttttactgctctatttaccttggtaaccagtttaaaatAGCAAGAAGGCAcattgggggtttgtggtatatggccaacataccacggctaaggcCCTGTATCCAGacactccgtgttgcgtcgtatgttagaacagcccttagccgtggtatattggtcatataccacacccccttgggccttacTGCTTAaatgcctacctctctctcttcatgtcctGTGTGTACCTCTGTCCAGCGGTGGATCTGCTGGACAGCATACTGCTGCTGGACCCAGACACCAGGATGACAGCTAAAGAGGGCCTCTCACACCCCTACCTCTCTGAGTTCCATGATCCAGAATCTGAACCCGACTCCCCACCGTACGACGACTCCTTTGAAAGCATGGAGCTTGACGTGGGAGAGTGGAGTAGTGAGTATATCTTACCTATGACTGATTACCTTGTACATGCTGATGGGATTTATCCTGAATTACCCACTGCTTTTAGAGCCCTACACTTACACTTCTGCAAAGTTTCCCTTTTAGGAAATTCAATTCCAAAATACTGTATGGTGGGTGTGGTTCATGtggtaaaatgtaaaaaatatttactCTTTTCCTGTTAGGTCTGATCCACATGGAGATTATGACTTTTGACCCCAGAAACCCCAGTGCCACTGCAATGTAGCAGACAGacacaacagaacactggctccCACATGGCTCAACCATTGCTCCATCTTATAAAAAGCATCACATTTCACAACATGGTTTTATGACTTCATGAAACATGATACTGGAAAGAATGGCGCCGAAGGAGATGGCTGTCTTTTTACGATCCCGTAACTAATTGTGCGATTGTTtaaaagcattgttggttaagggcttgtaagtaagcatttcacagtgttgtattcggcgcatgtgacaaatacaatttgatttgatttggtatgtCATCATTTTTAAGGATCCCTCATGTTTTAAGGGTAGGTCATGGTTTTAACTTGTTTTAAGGTATACATTTTCAGAATGCTTCGTATAAAGGAATATGAATGATGTACAACCTTTtaatatattagtagtattatcaTATTAAATATAGTAACGTGGTAATCAACCCCACCATTTGCATGTTTATCCAATTGGCTACAATCTATGTATGAACAATGTTTTTATCATGACTGAGTAAAACCTCATACCTCAAATCAATCTCATCTATGAACACATTTTCATCTCTGACTCAATTAGCATTTTCCAAAATTAAGCATGTTTTGGTATCTTAACTgaaaaatgatgtttgatgcCAGAAAACTAAATCTCAATCAATAGATCCACATAGTGTACAGTAGACGGCACATGTTCAGTGTAATGTATAATGTTCTTATGCTGCCCTTTTTTTGTGAACGGGTCAGATAGGTCATCATTTCAGTTCTGTTACAGCAATGGTAATAAGTCGAAAATACTTTaaggtactacttaagtcatttttggggggtatctgtactttgctatttatatttttgacaacttttaccttcactacactacattcctaaagaaaataatgtaccttttattccatacattttacctgacacccaaaagtacttttcAGAATTTtcaggcaggacagcaatatggtccaattcacgcgtCTATCAATATAACGCATTgtcatccctaatgcctctgatcttACAGACTCACTGCAAATActgcatttgtaaattatgtctgagtgttggagtgcatCCCCTGGCTGTCCgtcaataaaaaaaacaagacaattgtgccatctggtctGCTTAATGCAAGTATGATAATTGAGTACCTTTTTCACCATTGTGTTACAGTAGATGTATGCGTGTGTTACGTTAATTAAAGTTGTCTGCCTGTATCCCACCTGCTGAAATTGAAGtagattaaatacatttaaattgaaTCAGATTGAATTACATTTTAATTAATACAGTACTACTGCTTTTGCCTGTAACGATTCACTAGCATTCCAAAAAGAGGGCAATATGAATGTTTGATTGTATTGTTTTGGGTGCTATAAATGCTATCCCAATTTCCTCAGAAAACATCCATACATGGTTGATATTTCTTTTATAGTAAAGAGAAGTAACACATGTTCACACAATCTAATACTGTCAGATTCATTGTAAATCCcatttaaagggacagttcatccaaattacaaaattatatTGTTTTCCTTACCCTGTCAGCAGTtaatggacaaggtatgacaacaATCATGctttgttaatttctttacctGGTCACTGTTTCAAATGCTAAGTTTTTTGCATTTTTGGCTCAAATCCAATGCAAATCATTTGTACCTATATTATAATTGTTGCTCTTTATGAACATATCATCTATAAGAAACTTCAATGAGTTGCGATACATTTTTACATGATTCGGACATGAAGAGTAAAAATGCTTATATAGGTACCATTAACTTGCATTTCATTTGTGCTACAAATGCTAAAAAGATATCTTTTgaaacagtggccaggtaaacaaaaccaatGCATGGAGTGcggtcataccttgtccatagactgcttacacaGGGTAAGAAAACAATGCCATTTTGTAATTtggatgaactatccctttaataacTTAGTGGTTAACTAGATTATAGTGAGGATAAATTCCTCAATGTTGTGTTACAGGCCTTGACGATGTGTCATTACATTTGGCTATTTTGTGGTTTGAAATCGAATTCTTCACAAGTCAGCTCACACTTTGACATTGCAAAGAGCCGTTCGTGTCTGATTGCATCTTGTTTTCCTGGTGGctaaaaattctaatagttccttaatttcagtttatgtggcaAAACAAGAAAGAATCGTgtggagaatcattgtaccatataaaccaatgaaatacattttccataaacaaatatgttgtattttcagctggtgtacaaaactggaGTCAGAAAGCAAGTGCAGGTGATGAGTTTAATAATAAACAGACCATTTGCCACAATAACAGCCACGAGTCATGTATAGACATGACACACATAGTCAAATACTGCCTGGGGACTGGAactaagggagtgacagatataggggaggtaattagtgaagtgatggagtccaggtgtgcctaatgatgaagCGCAGGTGCGCGtgatgatgaatgccaggtgtgcataatgatgaatgccaggtgtgcgtaatgatgaatgccaggtgtgcgtaatgatgaatgccagaggttgtaatctgaatatagGGTAAAAGGCCATTTCTAAACATGGCATGAGCCATTCTTACTAATCCGTTAGAAAACCAGTTAGGATTTAAGTACAACTTTTGTATTACTGAATCCTTAAGTGAGAGGGTCAATGATTTCTTATTTAATCATTTCAGCCCTCTGaaatcatattcattatataaattgTACCGTTTAATTTTTGGTCTGTCTTGCTGTTCCAAATCAAATGTAATATTGTTTGttcatatattttaaaaacaagttGTTTGGTATAGTCCGGGCCATAAGTACATAGGTAAACTGCGATATGACTAAAgaattaatcagggtgatttttcaaCAAATAGACAGGTGTtcacctttccatggtagcaagatcctATCTATTTTTGATAACTTTCTGTAAAAATGTATTGCAGTTTGATCGTTTCTTTCTTTCGGATATGTCACGCCATgcccttagtattctttgttttctttattattttggttaggtcagggtgtgacatgggtgatatgtgtgtttttgtctcatctagggtgtttgtactgtctaggggttttgtagatttatggggttgtgtccatctaggtgtttatgtaggtctatggttgcctagtttggttctcaattagaggctggtgtttatcgttgtctctgattgggaaccatatttaggcagccatcttctttgggtatttcgtgggttattttctatgtgtagttgcctgtgtcagcactcTTTAGCATAGCATCACGGTCGTTTTTGTTTAAGTGTTATTTGTGTTTTTCGTCATTCAATAAAAGAAtggattcacaccacgctgcgctttggtccgcttcttacgacgatcgtgacaggaTATAAATAGCGAGTATGTCCACTACACCGTCAGACctttttattggtaaactacacggtaatgaaaaatgtttttttttttaaatgtgatccaatatgtaatatggTACAGttatcatacagttgaagtcgtaagtttacaaacatttaggttggagtcaataaaacttgtttttcaaccactccacaaatttgttaacaaactatagttttggcaagtcggttaggacatctactttgtgcatgacacgtaatttttccaacatttgtttacagacagattatttaacttataattcacagtatcacaattccagtgggtcagaagtttccatactctaaattgactgcctttaaaccgcttggaaaattcctcaaaatgatgtcaaggctttagaagcttctgataggctagttgacatcatttgagtcaattggaggtgtacctgtggatgtatttcaaggcctaccttcaaactcagtgcctctttgcttgacatcatgggaaaatcaaaagaaatcaggcaaGACTTCAGAAACAAAATTCTAGACCTCAACatgtttggttcatccttgggagcaatttccaaatgcctgaaggtgaaAGAAAAagaaccgcacactgctctttccTTCACCGTCACctgttgccatgcacctgcaaaaaagattgctcagatgtgcaAGTGACTTTTTAatttcaaacacctgaaggtaccatcattatgtttggaggaaaaagggagaggcttgcaagccgatgaacaccatcccaaccgtgaagcacgggggtggcagcatcatgttgtgggggtgctttgctgcaagagggactggtgcatttcacaaaatagatggcatcatgaggtgggaaaattatgtggatatattgaaggaacatctcaagacagtcaggaagttaaagcttggtcacaaatgggtcttccaactggacaatgaccccaagcataattgaaaaattgtgtgcgaggaaggaggcctacaaacctgactcagttacaccagcgctgtcaggaggaatgggccaaaattcacccaacttattgtgggaagcttgaggaaggctacatttgacccaagttaaacaatttaaaggaaatgctaccaagtactaattgagagtatgtaaacttctgacccactgggaatgtcctgaaagaaataaaagctgaaataaatgattctctccactattattctgacatttcacattgttaaaatgaagtggggatcctaactgacctaaaacagggattttttttactaggattaaatgtcaggaattgttaaattgagtttaaatgtatttggataaggtgtatccagagaggtgagagaaaataTCTAGATCTTCTTTGAGGCTGTGGAGCGTTCCAAATTGcagatttaaaagaaaacatgaccACTTTGATTTAAGCCtgtggcagcaggtagcctagtggttagcgtgttgggc carries:
- the LOC112235071 gene encoding mitogen-activated protein kinase 14A isoform X1; amino-acid sequence: MELPVKKGFLRLEIQKTTWEVPEQYTALKAVGSGAYGTVCSAIDQQTKEKVAIKKLYRPFQSLIHAKRAYRELRLLRHIQHDNVICLLNVFTPDFSLEKFQTFYMVMPFVAEDLGNIMKRRRLTDRVIVYLFYQLLCGLKYIHSAGIIHRDLKPGNLAVNDNCELKILDFGLARHAESEMTGYVVTRWYRSPEVIFNWMHYSQSVDLWSAGCILAEMITGQVLFPGKDSIDQLKKILHVTGTPPSSLLQKMQSKDARSYVQGLPIQKKKNFKEVFPSLDVNAVDLLDSILLLDPDTRMTAKEGLSHPYLSEFHDPESEPDSPPYDDSFESMELDVGEWSSLIHMEIMTFDPRNPSATAM
- the LOC112235071 gene encoding mitogen-activated protein kinase 14A isoform X2 codes for the protein MELPVKKGFLRLEIQKTTWEVPEQYTALKAVGSGAYGTVCSAIDQQTKEKVAIKKLYRPFQSLIHAKRAYRELRLLRHIQHDNVICLLNVFTPDFSLEKFQTFYMVMPFVAEDLGNIMKRRRLTDRVIVYLFYQLLCGLKYIHSAGIIHRDLKPGNLAVNDNCELKILDFGLARHAESEMTGYVVTRWYRSPEVIFNWMHYSQSGIDQLKKILHVTGTPPSSLLQKMQSKDARSYVQGLPIQKKKNFKEVFPSLDVNAVDLLDSILLLDPDTRMTAKEGLSHPYLSEFHDPESEPDSPPYDDSFESMELDVGEWSSLIHMEIMTFDPRNPSATAM